A segment of the Panicum hallii strain FIL2 chromosome 1, PHallii_v3.1, whole genome shotgun sequence genome:
GATCATCGCCAACCTCAAGTCTGCGTTCGCCGTCAAGGACATGGGTCCCGTCAGCTACTTCCTCGGCATCGACGTCCGGCGCACTGGCGACGGCTTCGCTCTCTCCCAGTCCGCCTATGCTCTGGACATCCTGGAACGCGCCGGCATGACTAACTGCAAACCAACAGCGACCCCTGCCGACACCAAGTCCAAGTGTTCAAGCACTGAAGGTGTACCTCTGAAGGCCGCGTCCTGGTACAGAAGCATGGCTGGTGCACTCCAATACTTGACACTGACACGGCCCGACATAGCTTACGCCGTTCAACAAGTATGCTTGCACATGCACGCGCCCAAGGAGTGTCACGGTGCGATGCTCAAGAGGATCCTTCGCTACATCAAGGGAACGACGACGCTTGGGCTCTATCTCCATGCCAACAAGAAACCAACGATCACCGCGTACACAGACGCCGACTGGGCAGGGTGCCCCGACACTCGCCGCTCTACATCTGGGTTCGCTGTCTTCCTCGGCGACGCGCTCATCTCATGGTCGTCCAAGCGACAGACCACCGTCTCCAGATCATCTGCCGAGGCGGAGTACCGCGGCGTGGCCAACGCAGTGGCAGAGTGCTCTTGGCTCCGGCAGCTTCTTGGCGAGCTCCAATGTGCTGTTCCTCAGGCGACGGTGGCGTACTGTGACAACATCTCGAGTGTGTACATGGCTCGCAACCCCGTTCATCACCGGCGAACCAAACACATCGAGATTGATATACACTTCGTTCGGGACAAGGTGGCCGTCGGCGAACTTCGCGTTCTACAGATTCCAAGCGCTCGCCAGTTCGCAGACATTTTCACCAAAGGACTCCCGACGGCGTTGTTTGAAGATTTTAGGTCCAGCCTCTGCGTCGGATCGACGAGCTGAGACTGCGGGGGGGTGTTGGATCTCATGCAACTGCACGGCGCGGGTCACGCGAACGACTCGCGTCTGATGCGCTCTGCTCTGCGCGTTCCGTTCCGCGCCATGCGCTCCacgccccgcgcgccgcgcgcacTTGCCACGCTCCGCATGGCTCCCCGCGACTCTCCTGTAATCTAGCAATCTAGCAGAGATTAGTTAGTCTCATGCATGCATGTAACGTGTATAAATACTACACTCTGAATCAATACAAGTGTGGTTGATTCAATCCCTCTCTACATGTTACATGAGGTTTGATTTTGGAAGtattttttatgaattttctaaatCCGTACTCCATTTTGAAATATTTTAGATACAATGTTTCAGGTCATGATCCCGTTCAACTACACGGAGTTCATCGACGGCCTCACACTGCTGGTTCAGAACGGCACCGTCCCGATGAGCCGCATCGACGACGCCGTCCGCCGGATCCTCCGCGTCAAGTTCACCATGGGCCTCTTCGAGAACCCCTACGCCGACACCGgcctcgccggcgagctcgggaAAAAGGAGCACCGCGACCTTGCACGACAAGCCGTGCGCAAGTCTCTTGTCCTTCTGAAAAACGGCAAACCCGGCGACAAGCCGCTCCTGCCGCTGCCCAAGAAGGCCCACGGCAGCATCCTCGTCGCGGGCAGCCACGCCGACGACCTCGGCAGCCAGTGCGGCGGCTGGACCATCACCTGGCAGGGCTTCACGGGCAACAACCTCACCGCCGGGACGACCATCCTCGACGGCATCAGGCGCGCCGTCGGGCCCGCGGGCACCGACGTCGTCTACGCCGAGACCCCCGACGCCGGTTTCGTCCGGGAGAACGAGGCCCGCTTCGACTACGCCGTCGTGGTCGTCGGCGAGCCGCCGTACGCCGAGACCGCCGGCGACAACGCGAACCTGACCATCCCGGCGCCCGGGCAGGCCATCATCCGGAACGTGTGCGGCAGCATCAGGTGCGTCGTGGTGCTCGTGTCCGGGCGGCCGCTGGTGGTGGAGCCGTACCTGGGCGCCGTCGACGTGCTGGTGGCGGCGTGGCTGCCGGGGACGGAGGGGCAGGGCGTCGCCGACGTGCTGTTCGGCGACTACGGGTTCACCGGGAAGCTGTCGAGGACGTGGTTCCGGTCGGTGGAGCAGCTGCCCATGAACGCCGGCGACGCGCACTACGATCCCCTGTTCCCGTTCGGGTTCGGGCTCGGGACGCAGCCATCGAAGTATTAGAGGGTGTCTGGATCTCGGGTAAGGCACAACCTCAATTCACAGAAATGGTAGAGCAGCGACTCGCCGCGACAACAAAGCATGGTGCAAGAGTAGTGCTTGGTCAGACACGCTGCACGGCAAGCAAGTGAAGAGAGAATGGTTCTGTGTTCTTGTAAAAACCAAGATGCCTTAACAATCTATGTGAGCATTCGTGTAGATGTACCGtgttttgtaaaaaaaaatactTACACAAATGTATGCAAGTTTTTATGTTTATATCATGTTTCTTAAAAAGTAAGTAGAGTATCAGATAACAGTCTAATAAAAGAAACAATATTTTTCGATTACCTTTTTTTTGAGATTGTATATTTTTCGATTACCTGAAATTTCCGAATCGCCGAGCCCAACAGCACTATTGCCGCCCCTCTCCATGTTCCGGCCCACTCGAGGTCCACCTAGCATTGGGCCGAGCAGCTCTACCGCCGGGACACCGACCGAGTGAGACTGGAGCCCAGCGCCCTTGCCTCCTATCGAGTCAGCATTTCACTGACCACGGCCCACCACGTAGTAGTATGTACTGAATCCATAGTAGTATGCGTTGAGACTAGGACTGACAAATACCAAGACTTCGACGATACAAAATCAATCTTTGACATAAGTTAAGCCTCGAAAAAAAATCTAGGTAGAGAGTAGTGGCTACATACTTGTTAACTTTTTGCATGGTTTACTTTGACTCGAAGACACACGTTGTGAAATGAGCAACTTTTGGTGCAGGTGCGTGATACGAGGGCCTTGCTTAGATCCCCtccaaattccaactttttacactctctctccatcacatcaattttgggatacatgcatggagcagtaaatgtatgtaaaaaaaataactaattgcacagtttaattgtacatcacgagatgaatctttttagcctagttagtccatgattagataaaatttgtcaaatacaaacgaaagtgctATAGTATCTCCGGTTGTAaaaatttgcaatctaaacggaCCCTAGGTAAACACTCCCTGTAGTCTTTTACTTGTGCTATAGACACGGTCTCCAAGTTCTTTAAGTACCATTTTGCATTGTGTGCATAGACTCCAATGCGGAACAACGTGCCAGCAGGTGCATGATAGAACGCTTGGTTGAACTGATCTaaatttttaaatttttatACTCATCTATTCTTTTAAATGTGTGCGTATACGTGCTCGCTTGATGCTTACAGTAACGACGATTATATTCAGAGTCAATGATTCGACGGAGCTCGCTCACTTCCTCGATCGGCTATAGAAGATTTAAAATCTTGACCCGGGCTCATGCAAGTGATCTTTTCAATTAAGATCTGATCTGTATCTGTGGTGGAGTAAGCTGGAGTGTTAGCCTAAATGGTAAATGTTAAACAGTCGGTCGCCTGCCATTTAGCTATTTATTCGGACTAAACGGTATTTAAACGGTTATTAAATGAGGTAAACAACTGATTAGACGAACACAGCTAGCCACTGTATAGCGTTTACACGGCGTGTACACGGGCTAAACGGTCGTGCAGGTAGGCGAGCAGTGAGCGCTAGAAACAGTTCCGTCCGATCGCGATCTCTCCTCGATCCACGATCCGGACCAATATAATGTATAGCGTGGGCGGCTAGTGATGGATCGATGTGGATCAAGCTATTATTTTTGCATTGCCATGGTTTGCTTTGACTTTGTATTAGTAAGAAACACTCGCTATGGCAGGAACTTAACAGATGTCTCGATGTGCCTAGCTGGTGTGTAAAGCCCACGTTCAAGATGGAACGCTTGCTTGATGAACCAACTTGCTACTCAATTTCTCTCTTTTAATTTCTATCTTGTAGGCATTGGTCTTAGCATACACTACAATCTGTCTCTCGATCATTGCAGCTTCTCGATCATCTTCCAGTGCAGTACTCCTATCCATAGTGTGTCGTGAGCTAGGTGTGCACAAGTTGATAGGACCCAGTTGCTCATCATATCATATTATTAGCAGTCCCTTGTTCATTATTACCCGCAGAAAAAAACGCAGCCCCTTGTCGGTAGAGTAAATGCTAGTACGTCAGAAATCTGGACATTATTTTATATGATTTACATGTTCAGAGTTCAGAATCCGACTCAAACTAACACGATCGAGTGACACATCTATCCCACACACTCTGAATGAGCGCTTGCTCACTAACCTGTCCTTAAATACACTCCAAGCAGCGGCACTCCACTCCCCACCACACAGCCCCCCACACTTCGTGCTCACTACATTCTCTCTGTAAGCTCTCTGATTTTTCTCTGCATGGTTTCGATGTGATCTCGTGTGCATTGTTGACTGTGAACCTGCTGGATGATGCCACATTGCAGGTCGTCATAGCTAGATCGAGATCGACATCGAAGCTGAGCAGCCTGAGCTATGGGGGTCCCAGGTGGTGGTAGCAGGGTGGCCACTGCAGCAGCTGCCtgcctgttgctgctgcagCTGTGCGGTTGTGTGGCGGCGCTGCCCATgaagtccgccgccgccggcggagaCAGGTACAAGGACCCGTCGCAGCCGCTCAACACGCGGATCGACGACCTGCTCCGGCGGATGACCCTCGCCGAGAAGATCGGGCAGATGTCGCAGATCGAGCGCGAGAACGCCACCGCCGGCGTCATAAACAAGTACTTCATAGGTACGTAGGGGCATGCATATATGTATcctttccgttccaaattaAATTACATGTTGTTTCAGCTTTTTCCTTAGTCATAAATCAAACTTATCTACTTTTGACCAAGGTTATAAACAGATTTAATACCAATAAATACCTGGTGAAACTAGTTTAATTTTGAagatatttatatatttttgtATAAAAACTAGTCAGAGGAAAGTGCACATATTAGAGTATCTACACGAGTATCGGTGCTTCTGGATTTGTTTAAAACTAGTAGTGGTAGCCCTCAAGTTCATCATTATTGTTTACTGATCGAGTCAACGAGACCGTGACTTATCACATAGTAAAATATAATAATCTTTTAAAATACGGATACCATTTGAACTTGCCAAGCATGCATGCAGGGAGCGTGCTGAGCGGCGGAGGCAGCGTGCCAGCGAAGAACGCCCCGCCGGAGGCGTGGGCGAAGATGGTGAACGGCATGCAAGGCGGGGCGCTGTCGACGCGCCTCGGGATCCCCATCATCTACGGCATCGACGCCGTCCACGGCCACGGCAACGTCTACAAGGCCACCATCTTCCCCCACAACGTCGGCCTCGGATGCACCAGGTATAGATAATCATCATCACCATCGATTGATCACTCCCGTACGTCCAATCCCACAATAGTCTTTGTATATTCAAAATAAATTACTACCACATCCATCTGATCCATTGACTCTGTAGTGGTAAGATCGAGGTTCGGATTATTGACACACATCGTTCCAGTGCTCGGCATTAAGAGAGTTGACCTTTTAATTTGTCTGTTGGCCATATCCATCAataatttatatctatttaggCCAGTGTCAGTGCATAGTTTCACGGCACATTTACTAAAACTAGGAGCAATGAAACTATGCCAGATGAGTTTTATGGTGTTGAAACTCATCTCGCATCCTATGAAACTctcttcttctctcttctcGCCATGTCAGCAAAATTGATGATATGACATAGAATTTAATGCTATGAAACTCCTATTGAGACTGGCCTTATACTTTTATGATGGTAATATTGTATCTAGTTAATTAGCGATCCACATATGTGGAGCTAGTGGTTTCATGTGTAAATGACCTATGAACTTATTATGTGGTACACTAGTTAAATGTCCGTGCATTCGAAcaaattaaaaagaaaatatgcATCAAAAAGTAAGGTAATGGCAACGAATCTGGCCGgaacaagaaaaaaaatgattGGTGGGCTCAGTTGCAGATCGATGCATTTTTTCTACGCCAATGAAAATATTTGTTAGATGTATGAGAGCATCATGAGGAAGTTAAAAGTAACCCACAAGtcttttttttttagaaaaacagCAGGAGTACTGCTATATCATTTAAGAGAGGAAGCAATCGGAGTTTAGTACAAGTTTATTACATGGATAACCCACAAGTCTGGTTGCAGGGATCCAGAGCTAGCAAAGAGGATTGGAGCTGCAGTCGCACTGGAGGTTAGGGCCACTGGTATCCCGTACGTCTTCGCTCCATGCGTTGCGGTATGTAGATCATATCATTAACATCTTAAAATTAATTAACTTCTTCCTACAGTCACAACTCACAAGATAGTGAATTATTTTAAGTTATGTGCAGTCAACaactttaattttttttaaaaggtATAACGTATCTGTCTTGAAAACAATTCAAAAATATTAACCTTTCTATATTTATGATACTTTTCTGTATATATAACTCATGGCATTAGAAAGATATCCAGAAGAAATGAATTTCATACTACTCTGAATCATGTGTGCAGGTCTGCAGAGACCCTCGGTGGGGCCGATGCTACGAGAGCTTCAGCGAGCACCCGGAGCTGGTGCAGAGCATGACCTCCATCATCTCGGGCTTCCAGGGCGAGATCCCCGCCGGCGGTCGCCAGGGCGCGCCGTTCGTCGCCGGGCAGCGCAGCGTCGCGGCGTGCTCCAAGCACTacgtcggcgacggcggcacgacCAAGGGCATCAACGAGAACAACACGGTGGCCACCTTCCACGAGCTGCTCAGCGTCCACATGCCGCCCTACTACAACGCCGTCATCCGGGGCGTCTCCACCGTGATGATCTCCTACTCGAGCTGGAACGGGGTCAAGATGCACTCCAACCACTTCCTCATCACTGACTTCCTAAAAAAGGAGCTCCGGTTCAGGGTACGTTGCAAAGTACTATTCTGTTCCACAAAAAAAATGCAATTTTAGGTATGCACCTGGACGTCATATTGTCCAGATACACAGCGATAAGAATTTCACATGAAAcggttcggtatatatatgatTATGTGTTTGTGTGTGTGCGCGCGTATCGTCAAATTTACCTTAATTTGGACCTACATTTGCAGGGTTTTGTGATCTCGGACTGGCAAGGACTTGACAGAATCACAACCCCTGATCATGCTGACTACCTTCTGTCCATCAAGCTGGGGATCCTCGCCGGCATTGACATGGTAATTGAATAGTCCTCCCATTTCAAAAATTTGACATGCTAATTAAATAGTCACTCCACTATTTCAAAATGTTGACTTGGTAATTACTGGTAGCCCCATTTCAAAATGTTGACATGGCAATTAAATAGTCTCTGGATTTGTAAATATAAAGTGTAACTCTTTTAATTTAACGCAATCTATAATAGGATGCTACATTCTGACCATGAAATTCTCTTTTTCTTACAAAATGTGATTGAAATATATATAGACTACTTTCGAATATGAATCTCATGATGCCAAATTTGTATAACAGAAAATTTTAATTTTCAAGGTAATGGTCGCTTGACCACAATGAGGTTTCAACCTTAAAACAACATGCTCGCCTTTTAAAAAATGTACCAATTACATTTACAGTCAATGCATTTATCCAACGTTCAAATCTACTTTGAGCAGATTACTAGTTAAGATGATTATTTGTCAAAACATATTTATATTGTGCGTATACTTGTTTCAGATCATGATCCCGTACACGTACACGGAGTTCATCGACGACCTCACCTTGCTGGTGCAGAACGGCACCATCCCGATGAGCCGCATCGACGACGCCGTCCGCCGGATCCTCCGCGTCAAGTTCGCCATGGGTCTCTTCGAGAACCCCTACGCGGACCCTAgcctcgccggcgagctcggcAAGCAGGAGCACCGCGACCTGGCGCGCGAGGCCGTGCGCAAGTCCCTCGTCCTGCTCAAGAACGGCAAGCCCGGCGACAAGCCGCTCCTGCCGCTGCCCAAGAAGGCCCGCGGCAGCATCCTGGTCGCCGGCAGCCACGCCGACGACCTCGGCAGCCAGTGCGGCGGCTGGACCATCACCTGGCAGGGCCTCACGGGGAACAACCTCACCGCCGGGACCACTATCCTCGACGGAATCAAGCGTGCTGTGGTCCCTGGCACTGATGTGGTCTACTCAGAGAACCCTGACGCCGGCTTCATCCAGCAGAACAAGGCCCGGTTCGACTACGccatcgtcgtcgtcggcgaGCCGCCGTACGCCGAGCAGTTCGGCGACAACCTGAACCTCACCATCCCGGCGCCCGGCCCGGCCATCATCCAGAACGTGTGCGGCAGCATCAAGTGCGTCGTGGTGCTCCTGTCCGGGCGGCCGCTGGTGGTGGAGCCGTACATGAACGCCATCGACGCGCTGGTGGCGGCGTGGCTGCCGGGGACGGAGGGGCAGGGCGTCGCCGACGTGCTGTTCGGCGACTACGGGTTCGCCGGGAAGCTGTCAAGGACGTGGTTCCGGTCGGTGGAGCAGCTGCCCATGAACGTCGGCGACGCGCACTACGATCCCCTGTTCCCGTTCGGGTTCGGTCTCGAGACGCAGCCATCGAAGTATTAGGGTGTTTGGGTTCACGGTATCTCATTGGAAGTTTTGAGAGTTAGTTCAATTTTAAGCTAAATTCTTAAGACTTAACGGTGAAAAATCGTCAATCCAAACAGACCCCTGATGACAGATTAGAGAAGACTCGCTGGTTAATTGCTTCCGGAACATTATTATGTCGTCGTTTCATTTTTCCATAGCTAGTCCGTGTTTAGTTGATCTATGTAGCAGTGTATCTGAAGTTCTGAATTCTGAATGATTAAGTGGTCTCTCTTTAGCGACATGATTGTGTTCTTGTTCATTTGAAACTAGTGATTGGCTGAGCCTTCTCTCCTTTGTTTAGAGGGAAGTGATTGGCTTGCATCGCCATTGTCAATCCCCTCGATCTTGATGCTTCAATGTCACATCACTGGCAATGTTTAATTTTGTGCTTGTACTGCAATGGAGAGCATCATTTAGATGGCTAACCTTATGGTAGGTTTTGTCCAAATAAGATTTGTGGTGAACCTTCTCTTAATGAAAAAACGTGCTAAGGGCGTACGTGGAAAAAAGATTTCACGGTGAACCAGAGACCTACCGTTAGTCAATCTCTTGCAACAACTTGCCAAATCTTACTTGAGCTGTGGCCAACAAGCATGGCATAAATAAAAAGAAGCCTCAATATGTGGGAATTAAATTAAAAGAACCATGCCTTAAACTAGAATAATTACCTATTAAGGTTTTTTTAATGGATATACCGTATAGCATAGAGTAGTGAAGCGTGCACAAGTTGATAGGATCAATTGTTGTTCTATTTAGACATGGTCTTAGCATACACTACAAAGAGTTTACTTTGGCTATAGGAAACTCCTTTTTTAGACATGGTCTTAGCATATACACTATAAAGAGTTTACTTTGGCTATAGCAAACTCATCATACTAGCCACTTGTCGATGAGTTAACTATATGTCACAAAACTGCAGCATTTTATCTAAAAAGGAATCTTGAACATTTTATAATTTGTATGTCCATAAAATAACGCTAAGGGCACATTGGAGTCGTCTAATAGGCGGTCTCATGCAATGACACATCAGCTTGAGACGATTTAACAGACAACCTCTACAATGGGTTGTATCTTTCTATTATCTCATAGTATACCATATTTCTTAATTTatgaaataaaaaaaagaatATTGTGAGTAGTATAACAATAACAACTCGTGCAATGGTGATAAAATCATCTCATAGTTCTTAATTTTAGCTTATAAGGCGGTTGTTTCGCGAAGCAACCACCTCGTTCTCTCTCCTCCCACTTTCTCCTCCATGTCATCAAAATCCTACTTGAAAGTGTGCATGAGATATCCTATGAGACCGCTATCGTGTAGCAATATACTTTTCCTAAGGTTGTGTTTGGTTTAAAAAATGGGGTGGTCATCGTCTACTTTTTATTTGGTTTGTGAAATGGAATAGATTGAAAAAATCACCACATCATAGCTCACGAGGTAAATGTTAGTTTATCAGATATAGTCATCCCACCAAATTAATGGGTGGTTCCTCAAACCAAACCCCCTTTGTATGGATACTTGGTCACTCTGACTCAGCATGCCCACAAATACAAAGCAAGAGCAAGAGGAAGCCAGGAACTCCAGTCCACACTGAAGCCATATACTAGGTGTCAACTGTGTATGCTTCTTGTTGCTTTGCAGCTCAAGAAGCCACACCGCCAACATCAGAACTGAGCCATGGGGGTCCCTGGAGGTGGCACTGGTAGCAGCTGCGGCAGGTTGGTAGCTGCTGCTGCCTCGCTCGTGTTGCTTATTCACCTCATCTGTGGCTGCGcttctccggcggcggcggcggccgcgacggcCTGAGGCGGAGGGGAGCGGGGCGCCAAGTACAAGGACCCCAAGCAGCCGCTGAACGCGCGGGTCGATGACCTGCTGCGGCGGATGACGCTCGCCGAGAAGATCGGGCAGATGTCGCAGATCGACCAGGAGAACGCCACCGCCGGCGTCATCAGCAGCTACTTCATAGATGCGTAGCTAGCTGGAAATTAAATTCTCGAATTCCGCCGCGCGCGGTAGGTTCTTCGCTACGCGCACACAGCAGCCTCCCATGGCCGGGTAAAGCATCATCATGGCTCTGCAGGGAGCGTGCtgaggggcggcggcagcgtgcCGGCGGCGGACGCCCCGCCGGAGGCGTGGGTGGAGATGGTAGAGGAGATACAGCGCGCGGCGCTGTCGACGCGCCTGGGGATCCCCGCGATGTTCGGCATCGACGCCGTCCACGGCCACGGCTACGTCTACAAGGCCACCGTCTTCCCGCACAACGTCGGCCTCTGCTGCACCAGGTAGGTAGCTCTCTAGCTAGCTAGTAAACTTTGCATTGGCCGATCCGAGTCTTTGTATACCCCCCAAATTAGTAGAGAAAGCTAGCACTGCTACTGAGATCCAAGATCTGTAGTAGTGCCCACATGCTGATGCTTGGCAGCTGGCATCGATATACAGACTAGCTACATACTGGTCCAACTACCACGTGAAGGATTCCTGCATAACGGGTTTATTATTCTTTGTATATAGGTTGAGGTAGTGCGAGACACCTTAACTATCATAGACGACATAGTAGGACTAGGGCTCTCTCAATCTTAGCTCCATCATTGTttgtaaatatatttttttctcGAATACACAGAAGAGTTAAGAGTTACGTATCTTTATATTAGAAGAAAATAGAGTTTGTTACACAATATATGAGCCAGGCTCGTCATGGTCCAAACTTAGACATAGCTGGATTAGAATGTGAATCATTGTACGTCAAGCTACATAGATACATGTACAGCTTACAGCTTGTCTCGATCTTTTTTTTAATCCTTGCACGTAACTCACCTACAACCTCTTTCTACGCACCTAGACAAATATTCCAGGATGATAGAACAACTTTGATAAAGCAGCTGTTGGATTACTCTTTCCCGTACGCAATGCTGCATAATTCAAATAATATTCCTGGTTGTTCTATTCTATCATCAAAGAAATTTAATAGGCCATCAAAGAAAATAAATTTAGTGGTGGTGTGGCAAAAAAAAATGTTCATCAAGCGTAGTTTACTGGTTCAGAGACCCTGAGCTCGCAAAGAGGGTTGGAGCAGCGGTTGCATTGGAGGTCAGGGCCACCGGAATCCCCTTCATATTCGCTCCATGCCTGGCGGTACGTAATAATGCTAAAATTAAGCCTTGTAATTTCACCAATTGTAATCCAAATTTGCGGCAAAAGAATGGACTTTTGATGCCATCCttgtttattttttaaaaaatttgtAGGTGTGCAGAGATCCGAGGTGGGGACGGTGCTATGAGAGTTTCAGCGAGGACCCCAAGCTGGTGCAGCAGATGACCTCCATCATCTCGGGCTTCCAGGGAGAAATCCCGGCGAGCGGCCGGCGAGGCGCCCCGTTCATCGCCGGCCAGCGCAACGTGGCTGCGTGCGCGAAGCACTacgtcggcgacggcggcaccaCCAGGGGAATCAACGAGAACAACACGATGGCCACCTTCCACCAGCTGCTTGGCATCCACATGCCGCCCTACTACAGCGCCGTCATCCAGGGCGTCTCCACCATTATGGTCTCGTACTCGAGCTGGAACAGGGTCAAGATGCACGCTAATCCAGTGGCGGAGCTAGGATTTTTGTATAGGGTATGCCGGAACAAAATTTTCATATGCAGTTCAGTAAAATGCATATATAGTTTTGTAAACAATTCGGTAAAAATTCAGTAAATAGCATATATTCGACACCTGTCATGTAAAGATAGTGCTAAAATCCACAACCAAAAAAGAAGCTCAGGTTAACAAACAAACTTGGAAGCGCAAGTAGTGCACATATAATAACATAGTAAGTTAGTAACCCAAAGTCATCATCACACATTGCCTAACAATTCAAGAAGTGCAGAGCAAGCAACTACTATTACTAGAAATCTAGAATGCTTGGTAATACAAGCCAGGAAGACCCCTCAAAGGACTACTTGGGCACCTAAGTACACAATAACTGGACTTCTCAGTTCTCACTGTACTGACTAGGAGTAACATAATAAGAAAATCTACACATCGAGGATTCGAGGTGCAATACTGCAATAGATCACCAAGAAAAGAGAGACTACGATTATTTCCAATATTTATAAGCTGAATGGACACCCCTGGCTCTGCATATCGTGATCTGAAATTAAAATGACGCTGATACAGCTCAAGCTCAAGCTCCAGCAGTTAGACACTGTGTAGTAGTAAGTGGTAACTGCTACCTCCTCCCTTTGCTTCTTCCCCATGAGATTAGTTGTGCAGATAATCTCTGCTCTTGTTTCTGATGCACTAACAATGTC
Coding sequences within it:
- the LOC112902365 gene encoding uncharacterized protein LOC112902365; this translates as MTLAEKIGQMSQIEREKATPDVISSYFIGSVLSGGGSVPAANAPPEAWAKMVNGMQSGALATRLGIPVLYGIDAVHGHGNAYKATIFPHNVGLGCTRDPELVKRIGAAVAVEVRATGIPYIFAPCVAVCRDPRWGRCYESFGEHPELVRSMTSIVSGFQGEIPAGGRKGAPFVAGRRNVAACAKHYVGDGGTAGGINANDTAATFHELLAVHMPPYYNAVIRGVSTVMVSYSSWNGAKMHADHFLITDFLKKRLRFRGFVISDYQGLDFITTPEHADYLLSIKLGILAGIDMVMIPFNYTEFIDGLTLLVQNGTVPMSRIDDAVRRILRVKFTMGLFENPYADTGLAGELGKKEHRDLARQAVRKSLVLLKNGKPGDKPLLPLPKKAHGSILVAGSHADDLGSQCGGWTITWQGFTGNNLTAGTTILDGIRRAVGPAGTDVVYAETPDAGFVRENEARFDYAVVVVGEPPYAETAGDNANLTIPAPGQAIIRNVCGSIRCVVVLVSGRPLVVEPYLGAVDVLVAAWLPGTEGQGVADVLFGDYGFTGKLSRTWFRSVEQLPMNAGDAHYDPLFPFGFGLGTQPSKY
- the LOC112894570 gene encoding uncharacterized protein LOC112894570, whose protein sequence is MGVPGGGSRVATAAAACLLLLQLCGCVAALPMKSAAAGGDRYKDPSQPLNTRIDDLLRRMTLAEKIGQMSQIERENATAGVINKYFIGSVLSGGGSVPAKNAPPEAWAKMVNGMQGGALSTRLGIPIIYGIDAVHGHGNVYKATIFPHNVGLGCTRDPELAKRIGAAVALEVRATGIPYVFAPCVAVCRDPRWGRCYESFSEHPELVQSMTSIISGFQGEIPAGGRQGAPFVAGQRSVAACSKHYVGDGGTTKGINENNTVATFHELLSVHMPPYYNAVIRGVSTVMISYSSWNGVKMHSNHFLITDFLKKELRFRGFVISDWQGLDRITTPDHADYLLSIKLGILAGIDMIMIPYTYTEFIDDLTLLVQNGTIPMSRIDDAVRRILRVKFAMGLFENPYADPSLAGELGKQEHRDLAREAVRKSLVLLKNGKPGDKPLLPLPKKARGSILVAGSHADDLGSQCGGWTITWQGLTGNNLTAGTTILDGIKRAVVPGTDVVYSENPDAGFIQQNKARFDYAIVVVGEPPYAEQFGDNLNLTIPAPGPAIIQNVCGSIKCVVVLLSGRPLVVEPYMNAIDALVAAWLPGTEGQGVADVLFGDYGFAGKLSRTWFRSVEQLPMNVGDAHYDPLFPFGFGLETQPSKY
- the LOC112884003 gene encoding uncharacterized protein LOC112884003, producing MTLAEKIGQMSQIDQENATAGVIRSVLRGGGSVPAADAPPEAWVEMVEEIQRAALSTRLGIPAMFGIDAVHGHGYVYKATVFPHNVGLCCTRDPELAKRVGAAVALEVRATGIPFIFAPCLAVCRDPRWGRCYESFSEDPKLVQQMTSIISGFQGEIPASGRRGAPFIAGQRNVAACAKHYVGDGGTTRGINENNTMATFHQLLGIHMPPYYSAVIQGVSTIMVSYSSWNRVKMHANPVAELGFLYRIDAEHFDRRSLGAALSCWPTGSHGGEEESQPQLGPCCGDVDLVVVLRLCRCSGGNGGRRRRRG